Proteins from a genomic interval of Poecile atricapillus isolate bPoeAtr1 chromosome 1, bPoeAtr1.hap1, whole genome shotgun sequence:
- the FGF19 gene encoding fibroblast growth factor 19, producing the protein MAGRGSSPEPRRDTRSRRYLAGPGCTSTVCGRAPPASPEPGAAVPLPQRSAPAGEASPGLGSGSLISEKGNEMQDGQGRRQGLSRGGEQGSLLPLGGPGTHTPTPGPSPGTTSGLRDVQCPGTAAGASQEQRARRCRCGGSDFRVSPTKWCHTLSIFGGSDRSGYEMGSISDAAGSMELITASYKRPGGGCGRATSPRRRAGMGLRPAALALLGLAAAAASALPLPLPDAGPHLNYGWGEPIRLRHLYTASKHGLFSCFLRIGADGRVDAAGSQSPQSLLEIRAVAVRTVAIKGVQSSRYLCMDEAGRLHGQLRYSTEDCSFEEEIRPDGYNVYKSKKHGISVSLSSAKQRQQFKGKDFLPLSHFLPMINTVPVESADFGEYGDYSQAFEPELFSSPLETDSMDPFGIASKLSPVKSPSFQK; encoded by the exons ATGGCCGGGCGGGGATCCAGCCCTGAGCCACGCCGGGACACCCGCAGCCGCCGGTACCTGGCCGGACCGGGCTGTACCAGCACCGTGTGCGGCCGTGCCCCACCGGCTTCCCCAGAACCGGGAGCGGCCGTCCCGCTCCCCCAGCGTTCGGCCCCTGCCGGAGAGGCGAGCCCAGGTTTAGGCAGCGGCTCTTTGATTTCtgaaaagggaaatgaaatgCAGGACGGGCAAGGGCGAAGGCAGGGGCTGAGCCGCGGCGGGGAGCAGGGCAGCCTCCTGCCACTGGGTGGGCCGGGTACACACACGCCCACCCCCGGTCCCAGTCCCGGCACCACATCGGGGCTGCGGGACGTGCAGTGCCCCGGGACCGCGGCCGGAGCCTCGCAGGAGCAGAGAGCTCGAAGATGCCGATGCGGAGGAAGCGACTTTAGGGTGTCCCCTACGAAATGGTGTCACACGCTCAGTATTTTCGGGGGGAGTGACCGATCCGGCTATGAAATGGGCTCTATATCGGATGCGGCCGGATCGATGGAGCTGATAACGGCGAGCTATAAAAGGCCGGGGGGCGGCTGCGGCCGCGCTACAAGCCCGAGGCGCCGAGCCGGGATGGGGCTGCGCCCCGCCGCGCTGGCGCTGCTCGGCCTGGCGGCCGCTGCCGCCTCcgcgctgccgctgccgctgcccgaCGCCGGCCCGCACCTCAACTACGGCTGGGGAGAGCCCATCCGGCTGCGGCACCTCTACACCGCCAGCAAGCACGGGCTCTTCAGCTGCTTCCTGCGCATCGGCGCCGACGGGCGGGTGGACGCGGCCGGCAGCCAGAGCCCGCAGA GTCTGCTGGAGATCCGCGCCGTGGCCGTGCGCACCGTGGCCATCAAGGGCGTGCAGAGCTCCCGGTACCTGTGCATGGACGAGGCGGGGCGGCTGCACGGGCAG CTCAGGTATTCTACTGAAGACTGTTCCTTTGAGGAGGAGATTCGCCCAGATGGCTACAACGTGTATAAATCCAAAAAACATGGAATATCGGTGTCTTTGAGCAGTGCCAAACAAAGACAGCAGTTCAAGGGGAAAGATTTCCTTCCCCTGTCTCACTTCTTGCCCATGATCAACACCGTGCCCGTGGAGTCAGCAGACTTTGGTGAATACGGTGATTACAGCCAGGCCTTTGAGCCAGAGTTGTTCTCCTCGCCCCTGGAGACAGACAGCATGGACCCGTTTGGCATCGCCTCTAAACTGTCCCCAGTGAAGAGCCCCAGCTTCCAGAAGTGA
- the LTO1 gene encoding protein LTO1 homolog, which translates to MPRAAMADLFDGIVMAEQRFHGEGYQEGFAEGSHAGMAEGRRYGALHGARIGSEIGCYLGFALTWHYLLQKCADEKNSKKIRALDSLVGMIQKFPYEDPTYDKLQEDLEKIRGKFKQVCSMLNIQSDFRIGTERSSLTF; encoded by the exons ATGCCTCGCGCCGCCATGGCCGACCTGTTTGATGGGATTGTGATGGCCGAGCAGAG GTTCCATGGGGAGGGGTACCAGGAGGGATTTGCAGAGGGCAGCCATGCTGGAATGGCTGAGGGCAGGAGGTACGGAGCGCTCCATGGAGCCAGGATCGGCTCAGAG ATTGGTTGCTACCTTGGGTTTGCACTGACGTGGCACTATCTGCTCCAGAAATGCGCAGATGAAAAGAACAG cAAAAAAATAAGAGCTCTGGATTCATTAGTAGGGATGATTCAGAAATTCCCATATGAGGACCCCACTTACGATAAGCTGCAAGAAGATCTGgaaaaaatcagaggaaaatTTAAGCAG GTTTGTTCCATGCTAAATATTCAGTCTGATTTTAGAATTGGTACTGAGAGATCTTCATTAACATTTTGA